The segment AAAATGGGCATCTTAAATCGAGTAACGGTGACATTGCCAAAGAATGGCAAGACATGATGGAAAATTTAAAGACAGAAAATGCCTTAGAAACTTATCACGATGCAGTAGCAAAAAAACAAGAAGCCCTGGATATGTTTCGGTTGGGTTATTTAGAACTCGAAGATCGTGCCATTACTGAAAATTATTTTTGGCGAACTTGTAAGGCCGTTATTAATCTTGTGGGAAAAATGGAAAAGGTTCCTAAAGAAATCAAAAAACTACAAGAGTCATTGGTCGATCATTATTACGCCAACTTTAGTTTATTTCAGTCCGCCCCTGATCACTGGGCTATCAAACAAGTTTTCCCCCTCATGCCACTCCATCGTCTCAATGAAATTCCCACTCGGCGCACTCAAATTGCCGATCTTACCTGTGACAGTGATGGTAAAGTAGAAAAGTTTATTGATCGTTCCAAGCTTCGCGACAATCTTTTTCTTCATCAATATGATGGCAGGCCCTATTATATTGGGATGTTCTTGATGGGTGCTTATCAAGACATCATGGGCGACATGCACAATTTATTTGGGCGGGTAAATGAGATCCACGTGTTTTGTGACGATGAAGACCCGGAGGATTTTTACATTGAAGAAGTGATCAAGGGTGACAGTGTGAGCGATGTCATTTCACGCATGCAATATGCGGGGAGTGATTTATTGAAAAAGGTGAAGGGTGGGGTTGAGAGGCGCGTTAGGGAGGGGGTCATCAAACCTAAAGAAGGCGTCAATTTGGTAGAATTTTATCAGCAGATCTTACAAGGCTACACTTACTTAAAGTCGCAGAGTTAAAAACCTTGATCAAGACAGTAGTGTTTAAAATGCTTGAGGTCTCTTGCGGTGACCTTCATGGAGCCAGAGGGCACGGAAGCCTTCTGCGTTGTCTTCGGGCCACGACCTTCCATTTTTGTCATCCTCGCGGAGGCGGGGATCCATAAAATATAGTTAAAATCTGGATCCCCGCCTCCGCTGGGATGACACTAATTGAAAGTCAAATCATTATATGAGATTAAAAAATATTTATAAGGGCAAAATAGTTTCTCTTTCTATTCTTGATTTAGTTTTGCCCAACGGTGTTTCCACTAAAGTCGAAGTGGTGGGGCATCCGGGTGGAGCAGCCGTATTGCCGGTGTTTCCTAATGGTGATATTTTATTGTTGCGCCAATATAGGGCTTGTTTAAACCAATACATTTGGGAAATCCCCGCGGGTCGGTTAGAAAAGGGTGAGATTCCACGCCAAACGGTATTGCGTGAATTGCAAGAAGAAACGGGTTTCAAAGCCCGATCCATCAAAAAAATACTTTCAATCTGGACAACGCCAGGCTTTTGCCAAGAGGTCATTCATCTGTTTGTGGCCAAAGGGCTAATTTTAGGAAAATGCTCGCAAGAGCGAGACGAAATCATCGAAACCCATCGTTTCTCTGTGCAAAAAATAAAACAATTGCTTAAAAGCGGCAAGATTCAAGACGGCAAAACCTTGGTAGCCTTGTTTTATTATTTGACGAATTTCTAAAAAGCGTAAATTGCAAAACCCCCTTGAATCCCGCTGCGTAACTGTATATGGCAGGGGGTGAGCGAGGTAATTTACGTGAGTGCCATGTCTAAAAATGTCATTGCGAGGAATGTCATCCCCGCGAAGGCGGGGACCCATGATAACAGAAGCAATCTTCTATTTTATCTCTTTCCCCTTCTTTTTCTTCTCTCCACCTCCTGCACCACCCCATCAACATCCCCCGAAGGCCTATCCATCCCCATCCCCAGCCGCTGGAGCCAAGACCTAAACGCCCAGGCCACCCCCTGGCTAGCCGCCCAACTCCGCGTTTACGAATTACCCACCCAAACCAAAGTCCACGCTACCACCATGCAGGTCGATGAAACCACCGGCACCGTAAAAGCCAAAAGTTTCAAACTCCCCGGCGGCAAGACGTATAAATTCATCATCGAGTTTCAATATTTATCTCAAGGTAGTGCCATCGCCTTTGCCTACGCCGAAGTAGAAAAAGAAATCGGCGACGGTAACGCCGAAACCGTAAGCTTCACCAGCTCAGACATCCGTTATGAAGTGGACAAACAAGACCCGAGCATCAGCGCCTCCATCAGCCAAGGCATTTTGCCCGATTTAGACCCCGACAACGATGGTTGGAGCACGTACCAAGAACTCAAGGACAAAGTCAGCCCAACCGATAAGACAAGCGTCCCCCAACCACCGACGCTGAAAATCACCACCACCCAGCAAGGCACGGATTTACTGATCACCCTCGAAGGCGAAGACAACGCCCATGTTGAAGAGATGAAACTAACTGATCCAATCTGTGGAGTTACGAAACTGAGCGAGGTAACGGGAAGTGCCAATGGCAAAGTGACGAAACAGATCGTGTATCGCCTGGATCTTTTGAGTGTGAATAAAGACTTAAGCTCAAGACAATTGCTGGCCACCGTTGAAGACGGCGTGACCGCCATTCAGGGGAAAGACGAGAAGGCATCACTCACTCTCGATAGCAATCTATCGCATCCCACCTTTGCGTTTAGCGACCCAGAAGAGGGAACCGAATTGGAAGGCACCCAGACTTTAAAGGGAATAGCCTGTGCAAGGCAAGGGGTTCAAGGGGTAACCTTGAAATATAATGGAGAAGTTCTGGCCGGTGATACGACTGAAAAGAACGAAAATATTTTATGGGAGATGGAAACAACATTTAATCAACTCAACACCGAGCTTTTGCCGGATGGGGTGGTCCAACTAGAAGTAGAGGTGGTTGATAAGGCGAGTAACAGTGGATTAGGTAAAGGGCAATATAGTGTGGTTAATACAAGTGCCATTAAAGTTGTATCTCCCAAAGGGAGAAAATGGATTTTTGGGAATGAGGAGATAGAATTTAATGTTGTGAATCAACCGCAAGTGAGCCTGGTTTCGATTAAGGGGCCGATTGGGAAATTAAAGCCCATTGCAAAAAATCCTGCGAGTGCGAGTTCAACTTTGGGTGTAAGTGGGATGGAAGAAGGGGAGCCAGTAACCGTTACCGTCGTAACAGAGCAAGTGGATGGAAAGCCGGGCCCTAGTCGACCGGTGACTTTCAAAGTGCGCAATAAACCTAATATAAAAATATTTAAATCAGGGGACCTATGGAATGGGTGGGAGGGGTCGTTGCAATACGAAGTAGAGAATGTAAACCCAACAACGCTAATGATCGATGATCAAACCATTATCACAGATTCTGAAAAACAATGCAGCGTTAATGAAAATATAACTACCTGCAAGGGGAGTTTCAAAGTCAAGCCACAGGTGTCGACAAAGTATACGTTAAAAGCGAGTCGTTTGGCGACCACCGAAGAAAAATGCGATAAACAATGTGATGTGGCACAAGACTTCACCCCTACGATTATGGCATTCGATGGGGATGTGCCACGTTATGGAGTAGACACAACA is part of the Deltaproteobacteria bacterium genome and harbors:
- a CDS encoding NUDIX hydrolase; its protein translation is MRLKNIYKGKIVSLSILDLVLPNGVSTKVEVVGHPGGAAVLPVFPNGDILLLRQYRACLNQYIWEIPAGRLEKGEIPRQTVLRELQEETGFKARSIKKILSIWTTPGFCQEVIHLFVAKGLILGKCSQERDEIIETHRFSVQKIKQLLKSGKIQDGKTLVALFYYLTNF